The DNA region CCGATCGAGGTGTGGCAGCGCACCGGGATGAAGGTGCGGGTCATGACCGCGCCACCGTCCAACGGCGGTGCCAGCAGGCTGAGTTTGGGCACGGTGGCGCCTTCGACGTCACCGAGCCCCATCAGCTTTCCGGCCTCCAGCCGGATCTCCCGGAGCCGTTCGGCGAGGGCCTGGTCCGCCTCCAGGGCGGCGGGGGTCTCGTATCCGGTGACACCGAGCGAGGACGCGGCGATCAGCACGGTCGGCATGCCGTTGTCCACGCAGGTGACCGGTACGTCGGCCACGAGGTCACGCACCCGGCCGGTCGGCAGCAACGGGCTGCCACCCTGCGGGAACTCGATGACCACCGGCGCCGCGGCCCCCGGCACCCCGGAGATCTCGGCGGAGCCGGTGTAGTCGACGCGCCCTTCCGGGGTGGGGAAGGACGCGACGGCGAGGTCCCCGGTGTTGAGCATGCGGATCCGCACCGACGTACGGCCTTCTCCGGCGGCGACCAGTCCGCGCTCGACGGCGAACGGGCCGACCCCGGCGAGGAGGTTCCCACAGTTCTGACGATCACTCACTTCAGGTGTGTCGACGCCTACTTGGAGGAACAGGTAGTCGACGTCCGCCTCGGGTCCGGTCGAGGCGGATACCACCGCAACTTTGCTGGTCAGGGGGTGCGCGCCGCCCAGGCCGTCGATCTGGCGCGGGTCGGGACTTCCCATGACGCGCAGCAACAGGTCGTCGCGCGGGGCGGGTTCGGCGGGCAGGTCCCCGGCCAGGAAGTAGGCGCCCTTGGAGGTGCCGCCGCGCATGAGCATGCAGCGCACCTCCTCGGACTCGGCCCCGGCCCCGGCCCCGGTCATGAGCCCACTCCGCCCCGGTACCCGGTCACGGCCGGCCCGGCCGCATTCCTGTGCCCGGTCACGTTCCGGCCCCGTCCAACGGATCCCGCCGCTCCCGCCGGTACTCCTCGTACGACTGGTAGCGCACTCCCAGGCGTACGAGGGTCTCGCGCAACCCGTAGCGGTCCAGGCCGAGTTGGCCCTCGGTGAAGGCGGCGCGTGTCGCTTCCTCCTTCGCGGTGCGCGCGGCGGACGCGTCGACAGCCTCCGCGGACCGCTCGCGCGGGACGACCATCACGCCGTCGTCGTCGGCGAGGATCACGTCTCCCGGCCGGACGCTCTGTCCGCCGAGGACCACGGGTACGTTGACCGATCCGCCGGTGGCCTTCACGGTGCCCTGCGCGGACACGGCCGCCGCCCAGACGGGGAAGCCCATCTCGCGCAGTTCCTCGGTGTCGCGCACTCCGGCCCCGGTCACCAGGCCGCGCACGCCCCGGCGTTGCAGGGCGGTGGCGAACAGCTCGCCGAACATGCCGTCCGTGGAGGGCGAGGTGGTGGTGACGACGAGGATGTCGCCCTCGCCGCACTGCTCCACCGCCGCGTGGATCATGAGGTTGTCGCCGGGCCAGCTCAGCACGGTGACCGCGGTGCCCGCGACTCGTACGCCCTGCTGGATCGGACGCAGGTCGCTGCCGAGGAGACCGGTGCGGCCGAGCGCCTCGTGGACGGTCGCCACGCCGTACGTGGAGAGCGCCTCGACGTCCTTCCCGGCGGTCTTCGGGGGGTTGGTGACGATCAGGCCGCTCATGCCAGCTCCCCCGTGACCTGCGGGTACGGGCGCATGTACGCCTCTGCGTAAGTGGTGTGCGGCAGGCCGAGGTTGGGGCCCGCGTTGCGCTTGAGCTGTACGCCGCGGCGGACGGCCAGGTCGGTGTAGTAGTCCCACAGGTGCCGCTGGGCGGCCAGGCACTCCATGGCCTTGCGCTTGGTCTCCCACACCTCGGAGATGTCGAGGAGGACCTCCGGCCTGAAGCCGCACATCTCGGGCTGGTGCGGCTCGAAGAGGAACACCGGCGGGGCGCCGATGATCTCCCCCTCGGCCGGGTAGCCGATGGCCTGGGCGAGCACCCGCGCGTCCAACGCCATCCGCGCGGCCGCCGGATGGTCGCCGTTGTACGGGTCGTCGAGCGGGTGGGTGAGGACGACGTCCGGCTGCGCCTCGCGGTAGACGGCCACCAGCCGGTCCGTCAGCTCGGGGGTGATGGTCAGGGGGTAGTCGCCGGCGTCGAAGAAGACGACCTCGGCGCCGAGGGTGGCGGCAGCCGCCTCGGCCTCCGCACGGCGCATCTCCTTGATCTCCTCCAGCGACCTTCCCTCGCGCCAGGCCTTCGCGGACTCCCCGCGCTCGCCGTAGGTCAGGCAGGCGATGGTGACCTTCTTACCGCGCGAGGCGGCGAGGGCGATGGCTCCACCCGCCCGCCACACGAAGTCCCCGGCATGCGCGGTGATGACAAGTGTCGATCGTGGGGTGTCGGGCGCGTTGCCGTGCGTCATTGCTGCAATCTCCTTGATGGACAGGCCGGTTGGCCCACCCCGCGGTGTCACTCGCGCAGCGCGTCGATCACACCCGAAAGGTGGGCGCGGACGGCCGCTTCGGCCGCCTGCGGGTCCCGGGCCCTGATCGCCTCGATCATGGCCAGATGCTCACCCAGGGACTTCTGGGGCCGCCCCGGCCGCAGCGCGAGCTGGAAACGGTGGCGCACCAGCTGCCCGTTGAGCCGCTCCAGCAGTTCCACGGCCGTCTGCTGGCCGGAGAACTGCCTGATGAGGGCGTGCAGTTCGTGGTTGAGGTCGGAGTAGGTCACCGGCTCGCCGTCGGCGACGGCCTTGGACATCGCCTCGCCCACGTCGACCAGCCGGGTCAGCTGTTCGTCCGTGACCGCGACGGCCGCCTTGGCCGCGCACAGCCCTTCGAGGGCCATGCGGCACTCGGTGATGGCGACCGCTTCCTCCACGGTCACCACCCGCACCCGCGAGCCGCGGTTGCGGATCCGCTCGACCAGACCCTCCGACTCCAACTCGATCAGCGCCGCACGCACACTGGCCCGCGTCACACCGAACTGCTCGGCGAGTTCGTTCTCCACCAGCCGCTGGGCCGGTGCCATCTCGCCGCGCAGGATCGCCTGCCGCAGCTGCGCGAGCGCGTGCTGCCTGGCCTGCTCTCCGGTGCTCGGACGGGCTTGTTTCGGCATGTGTGCTCTCCCTGAGTGAGTGCCTGTCGAACCTAAATCTAGACGAACAAGATTGTCAACAATTTTGTTCTCCATATGGCTGCCGCAATGACGGTCGCCCATCGGACCCCCACGTCCCCCGGCACGACACCTCGACATGAGCGCACACACCGACACACACCAACGAGGGCCCTGATATCCGCAGTTGCGGATATCAGGGCCCTCAGGAGTTCGTGCGAGCGGTTTCCCGCGATCAGGCGGCGACGGGGAACCCCGACGTGCGGAACACACGGCGCTCGGCGTCCACCGCGAACACCTCGCAGCCTTCGCGCGCGGCGGCCCAGTCGATGCCGTCCGCGCCCATCGCGAACGCCGCTGTCGCCGTCGCGTCCGCCTCGGTCAGGGAAGGAGCCACGACGGTGAGACTGAGCAGTCCGGTCGCAGGACGGCCGGTGCGGCCGTCGAGGATGTGGTCACCCCGCTCGTAGCGCCCGGAGGTCGCCACCGCGCCGTCGGTGATCTCCAGGACCGCGCACAGCCGGTCGGCCTGTTCCGGGTGGCGCACTCCCACCCGCCACGGACGGCCCGCCGAGACCACATCGCCGCCGGCGTTCAGGCAGAACGTCGTCACGCCCTCGGCCTGCAGCAACTCCGCGGCCCGCTGCACCGCCCAGCCCTTGACCATCGCGCAGGGGTCGAGGCCGCGGCCGGGCAGCCGCACCTGGAACGCGCCCCCGCTCGCGACCCGGTACTCCTCGCACAGGTCGAGCACCTCGACGAGGTCCGGGCTGAGCTCGTGGGATTCGAGCTCTCCCCGGCCCAGCCGGGACACCTCGCTGTCGGCGATGAACGGGCTGAACCGCGCGTCGACCTCACGCAGCCACGCGAAGACCCGGTCCGCGGCCGCGGAGGCGCGCCCGGCGGTGTCGGCGTCGTCTCCGGTGTCGGCCGTGTCGGCCGTGTCGATCCGCAAGGAGATCGGCAGCCCCATGATGTGCTCGACGCGGCGCACTTCCTCAGCCGTTGACATCGCGATCAGCCCTTCGCGTCGATGGCGGCCTGGAGGGACTCGACGTACCCCTCGCTCGTGATCGTGGCGCCCGAGACCGCGTCGATGTCGGAACTCTGTGCCGACAGCGTCTCCGCTATCAGCTTCGGCACGGCGGCCTTCGTCTGCGGGTGGTTCGGCTGCTGCAGCATCCGCACCGCGCCGATCCCGTCGCCCTCGAAGGTCACCTCCACCTGCACGGTGCCCTTCTCCGTGTCGACGGCCGAACCCGCGACGACCTGGGAGGCGGCGGCCGAGGCGGACGGCGAGGCCGAGGAGGACGAGGAGGACGCCGGCTTCGCGTCGATGGCGGCCTGGAGGGACTCGACGTACCCCTCACTGGTGATCGTGGCGCCGGACACCGCGTCGATGTCGGCGCTCTGCGCCGTGAGCGTCTCCGCGATCAGCTTCGGGACCGCGGCCTTGGTCTGCGGGTGGTTCGGCTGCTGCAGCATCCGTACGGAGCTGATCTTGTCGCCCTCGAAGGTCACCTCGACCTGCACGGGACCCTTCTCGGTCTCGATGGTCGAACCGGCGACGACCTGGTTCGAGGTACCCCCCGAAGAGGACGTGGAAGGTGTCGAGGCGGGTTCGGCGACCTCCGTGGTGGACGACGTATCGGTCGAGGGCGCGTAGCGCCACACCGGGATCAGACCCGCGACGGTCAGGACCAGGACAGGAATGGCTCGTTTCACGGTGTCTCTCTCATCCCGCCAGGCTGAAGCGCTCGAAGTGGATCTGCTGCTTGGGCACGTTCAGCTCGCGCAGGCTGCCCAGCACCGCGTTCATCATCGGAGGCGGCCCGCACAGGAAGACGTCCCGTTCGCCGATGTCGGGGACGAGCCGCGCCAGCTCTCCGGGCGCCAGCTTGTCGGGGCTGACCGGCCCGGACACCAGGTGCAGCTCGGCGCCCTTGGCCAGGGCGAGCTCCCGCAGCTCGTCGTAGAGGACCGCGTCCCGGTCCGTGGACACCCGGTAGATGACCACGGCGTGCCCGTGCAGTTCTTCCAGCAGGGCCCGGATGGGGGTGACGCCCACGCCGCCGGCGATGAGCACGGCCTCCGACCGGGTGCGGTGCATCGCGGTGAAGGCGCCGTACGGGCCCTCGGCGAAGACGCGCGTGCCCACCTTCAGGTGCCGCAGGGCCGCGGTGCCGTCGCCCGCCGCCTTTGCGGTGAGCCGCAGTGTCCGGCCGTCAGGGGCCGCCGACAGCGAGAACGGGTTGGCCTGCCACCACCGGTCCTTGGTCAGGAACCGCCACAGGAAGAACTGGCCCGCGCGCGCCGGCAGCCGGTCCAGGTCGCGGCCTGTGATGTAGACCGAGACGACGCTGTCGGACTCGGGCACCACGGCCGAGACCCGCAGCTGGTGCCGCATGTTCCGCCACAGCGGCAGCACAAGACGGCCCAGGACGACCGCGCCGAGCGCCACACCCCACACGCCGTACCAGTACGCCGTCGCGAACGAGGAAGCGGTGAAGGTCGTGCCCACCGCGACCTGGTGCGTGAAGGCCAGCACCACCGCGACGTACGTGTAGAGGTGGATGAAGTGCCAGGTCTCGTAGGCCAGCCTTCGGCGGGCGTAGCGGGCCGAGACGCCACCGATCACGAGGATCAGCACCAGCGCGACGACGGCGCGCAGCACGCCCTCGACGGTCTCGGCGAGGTCCACCAGCTGGCTCACCGGGTCCATGCCGGAGGAGTCGGCGTAGCCGAAGGTGATGAACACGGCGTGGCCCAGCAGCGTCCACAGCAGGCCGAAGCCGACCCAGCGGTGCCAGGAGGTCAGCCGGTCCATGCCGATGCGACGGTCGAGCCACGGCAGGCGGGCGACCAGCAGCAGCTGGAAGGCCATCAGGAGCGCGGCGTACAGGCCGAGGAGCCGGCCCATGACGATGAGGGCGTTCGAGGCGAACCCGGCCTGGACGAAGAACACGGTCACCACGGCTACGTTCACGGCCAGCACGCCGTACAGGCCGGCGCGGGCCACCACCTTGGGGCGCACCGCCGCGGGAGGTGGTGAAACGGTCGTCTGGACAGTAGTCACGGGGTCGGCAACTCCTTGATCGGGTCCTGGGACTCCGAGCCTGCCTGGCGGGAGCTGTCGTTTTCCTGTCGCTCAACTTTCAAGTTTTTATCGATGTGGAGTCGAGGGGCCCGCGGCTATGGCGTCACAGGGCACGTGAAGCACTATGGGCACGTGGAAAAAGTACGACTTCTCGTCGTGGACGACGACCCGCCCATCGCCGACCTGGTCGCGACGGTCGCCCGCTACGAGGGCTGGGAGGCGGTCACCGCGAACTCCGGCGAGGAGGCGCTGCACCGGGCCGCCGAGTTCCATCCGGACATCGTGGTGCTCGACCTGATGCTGCCCGGGCTCGACGGTTTCGCCGTGCTGGACCGGCTGCGGCTGTCCGGGACGATGGTGCCCGTGGTGTTCCTGACCGCGCGGGACGGCGTGGCCGACCGGGTCGCGGGCCTGACCAGGGGCGGCGACGACTACCTCGTGAAGCCGTTCGCGGTGGAGGAACTCATGGCCCGGCTGCGCACCGTGCTGCGCCGGAGCGCGGGACCGGCCTTCCAGCGCTCGGTGCTGAGTGTCGCGGACCTGACGATGGACGAGGACACCCGCGAGGTGCGCCGCGGCGACCGGCTGCTGACGCTCACCCCGACCGAGTACGAGGTGCTCCGCTATCTGATGCGGAAGTCGCCGACCGTGCTGACCAAGGCGCAGATCCTCGACCACGTCTGGGAGTACGGCTTCGGCGGCCGGTCGAACGTGGTGGAGCTGGTCATCAGCCGGCTGCGCCGCAAGCTCGACGGCACGGACGAGGGCGAGACCACCCTGATCCACACCGTGCGCGGCGTCGGGTACGTGGTGCGGCAGGTCGCCGAGTGATCCGGCGCTTCACGGAGACCTACCGCAGGCTGCGCCTCGGCACCCGGCTGGCCCTGGGCATGGGCGTGCTCTCGCTGGTCGTGTTCGCCGTCGTCGGGGCATCGCTGTCGATGTACATGCGGGGCTATCTGGAACGCCAGCTCAACGACCAGATGAAGCTCGTCCAGATCACCCAGTCCAAGGACGTCACGGCGTACGGCACCGTGCAGGGCAAGCCGTACTACGGCTGGTACACCGCCTCGTACGAGGTCTCGGCCGACTCGGCCGTCCTGCGCAAGCCGGCGGACGTACCGGCGGACTCCGACGAGCTCGCCACCGTCGCCGAGGCGCTCCAGGCCTCGGGCCACGACCCGCTCTTCCGCACCGCGCACATCAAGGGGAAGGGAACGTACCGGCTGCGTGCCTGCGAGGCCGAACCCGGGGTGGTGCTGGTCACCGCGGCACCCATGGACGACATCGAGGACACCATGGACCAGCTGGCCACGGTCCAGGTCGTCGCCTTCGCCCTCGCGCTGGTCGGGCTCGTGGTGTTCGGCCGCGCGGTGCTTCGGCGGGGCCTGAAGCCGCTCAGCGACATGGCGCACACGGCCCGCGGCATCACCTCGCACGACTTCACCGACTCGGCGCGGCTTCCGGTGCGGGCCGACCGCGGGAACGGCGGCCCGGAGGTCGAGGAGCTGCGGACCGCCTTCAACACCATGCTGGAGCACATCGACGACTCGCTGGCCGTCCGCACGGAGGCCGAGCAGCGGCTGCGCCGCTTCGTCGCGGACGCCTCGCACGAACTCCGTACGCCTCTGATGTCGGTACGCGGCTACGCGGACCTCTTCCAGTACGCGGCGGCCAACGAGCCCGAGGAGCGGGAGAAGCACCTGGCCCGGCTGCGTGCCGAGGCGGCCAGGATGGGCGTGCTCCTGGACGACCTGCTGCTGCTCGCCCGGCTGGACGCCGCCGAAGTGGAGGCGCCGGTCCGGCTGGAGGACGCGGATCTGGCGGAGCTGGTGCGCCAGGCCGCGGAGGCTTTCCGCGCGGCCCGCCCGGACCATCCGCTGGCCGTGACGGCCGGTCCCGGTCCGGTGCGGCTGCGCCTGGACGCCCTGCGCATCCGTCAGGTCCTGGACAACCTCCTCACCAACGCCGCCGTGCACACCCCGGCCGGTACGGAGGTGTCCGTGGAGGTGTCCGTCGTGTCCGGCGCGGCGGTCGTCCGGGTCACCGACTCCGGTCCCGGCATTCCGACCGCCGACCAGGAGCACGTCTTCGACCGCTTCTTCCGCGTCGACAAGGCCCGCAGCCGCGACCGGGGCGGCAGCGGCCTCGGCCTGGCGGTCGCCCGCTCCCTGGTC from Streptomyces sp. NBC_00258 includes:
- a CDS encoding PIG-L deacetylase family protein, with protein sequence MTHGNAPDTPRSTLVITAHAGDFVWRAGGAIALAASRGKKVTIACLTYGERGESAKAWREGRSLEEIKEMRRAEAEAAAATLGAEVVFFDAGDYPLTITPELTDRLVAVYREAQPDVVLTHPLDDPYNGDHPAAARMALDARVLAQAIGYPAEGEIIGAPPVFLFEPHQPEMCGFRPEVLLDISEVWETKRKAMECLAAQRHLWDYYTDLAVRRGVQLKRNAGPNLGLPHTTYAEAYMRPYPQVTGELA
- a CDS encoding FMN-binding protein gives rise to the protein MKRAIPVLVLTVAGLIPVWRYAPSTDTSSTTEVAEPASTPSTSSSGGTSNQVVAGSTIETEKGPVQVEVTFEGDKISSVRMLQQPNHPQTKAAVPKLIAETLTAQSADIDAVSGATITSEGYVESLQAAIDAKPASSSSSSASPSASAAASQVVAGSAVDTEKGTVQVEVTFEGDGIGAVRMLQQPNHPQTKAAVPKLIAETLSAQSSDIDAVSGATITSEGYVESLQAAIDAKG
- a CDS encoding 4-oxalomesaconate tautomerase, yielding MTGAGAGAESEEVRCMLMRGGTSKGAYFLAGDLPAEPAPRDDLLLRVMGSPDPRQIDGLGGAHPLTSKVAVVSASTGPEADVDYLFLQVGVDTPEVSDRQNCGNLLAGVGPFAVERGLVAAGEGRTSVRIRMLNTGDLAVASFPTPEGRVDYTGSAEISGVPGAAAPVVIEFPQGGSPLLPTGRVRDLVADVPVTCVDNGMPTVLIAASSLGVTGYETPAALEADQALAERLREIRLEAGKLMGLGDVEGATVPKLSLLAPPLDGGAVMTRTFIPVRCHTSIGVLGAASVAAGLRIEGGVGQAVARLPAHGDRVRVEHPTGFLDIETSLAYDAPGAEPGVEPGAAASAASSAAPSAVPVARRTVVVRTARKIFDGTVFPRPAGAAQHP
- a CDS encoding response regulator transcription factor; protein product: MEKVRLLVVDDDPPIADLVATVARYEGWEAVTANSGEEALHRAAEFHPDIVVLDLMLPGLDGFAVLDRLRLSGTMVPVVFLTARDGVADRVAGLTRGGDDYLVKPFAVEELMARLRTVLRRSAGPAFQRSVLSVADLTMDEDTREVRRGDRLLTLTPTEYEVLRYLMRKSPTVLTKAQILDHVWEYGFGGRSNVVELVISRLRRKLDGTDEGETTLIHTVRGVGYVVRQVAE
- a CDS encoding FAD:protein FMN transferase, giving the protein MRRVEHIMGLPISLRIDTADTADTGDDADTAGRASAAADRVFAWLREVDARFSPFIADSEVSRLGRGELESHELSPDLVEVLDLCEEYRVASGGAFQVRLPGRGLDPCAMVKGWAVQRAAELLQAEGVTTFCLNAGGDVVSAGRPWRVGVRHPEQADRLCAVLEITDGAVATSGRYERGDHILDGRTGRPATGLLSLTVVAPSLTEADATATAAFAMGADGIDWAAAREGCEVFAVDAERRVFRTSGFPVAA
- a CDS encoding sensor histidine kinase, with the protein product MIRRFTETYRRLRLGTRLALGMGVLSLVVFAVVGASLSMYMRGYLERQLNDQMKLVQITQSKDVTAYGTVQGKPYYGWYTASYEVSADSAVLRKPADVPADSDELATVAEALQASGHDPLFRTAHIKGKGTYRLRACEAEPGVVLVTAAPMDDIEDTMDQLATVQVVAFALALVGLVVFGRAVLRRGLKPLSDMAHTARGITSHDFTDSARLPVRADRGNGGPEVEELRTAFNTMLEHIDDSLAVRTEAEQRLRRFVADASHELRTPLMSVRGYADLFQYAAANEPEEREKHLARLRAEAARMGVLLDDLLLLARLDAAEVEAPVRLEDADLAELVRQAAEAFRAARPDHPLAVTAGPGPVRLRLDALRIRQVLDNLLTNAAVHTPAGTEVSVEVSVVSGAAVVRVTDSGPGIPTADQEHVFDRFFRVDKARSRDRGGSGLGLAVARSLVQAHGGTIALTSRPGETTFTMRLPLAP
- a CDS encoding GntR family transcriptional regulator, which codes for MPKQARPSTGEQARQHALAQLRQAILRGEMAPAQRLVENELAEQFGVTRASVRAALIELESEGLVERIRNRGSRVRVVTVEEAVAITECRMALEGLCAAKAAVAVTDEQLTRLVDVGEAMSKAVADGEPVTYSDLNHELHALIRQFSGQQTAVELLERLNGQLVRHRFQLALRPGRPQKSLGEHLAMIEAIRARDPQAAEAAVRAHLSGVIDALRE
- a CDS encoding 4-carboxy-4-hydroxy-2-oxoadipate aldolase/oxaloacetate decarboxylase, giving the protein MSGLIVTNPPKTAGKDVEALSTYGVATVHEALGRTGLLGSDLRPIQQGVRVAGTAVTVLSWPGDNLMIHAAVEQCGEGDILVVTTTSPSTDGMFGELFATALQRRGVRGLVTGAGVRDTEELREMGFPVWAAAVSAQGTVKATGGSVNVPVVLGGQSVRPGDVILADDDGVMVVPRERSAEAVDASAARTAKEEATRAAFTEGQLGLDRYGLRETLVRLGVRYQSYEEYRRERRDPLDGAGT
- a CDS encoding ferredoxin reductase family protein, translated to MTTVQTTVSPPPAAVRPKVVARAGLYGVLAVNVAVVTVFFVQAGFASNALIVMGRLLGLYAALLMAFQLLLVARLPWLDRRIGMDRLTSWHRWVGFGLLWTLLGHAVFITFGYADSSGMDPVSQLVDLAETVEGVLRAVVALVLILVIGGVSARYARRRLAYETWHFIHLYTYVAVVLAFTHQVAVGTTFTASSFATAYWYGVWGVALGAVVLGRLVLPLWRNMRHQLRVSAVVPESDSVVSVYITGRDLDRLPARAGQFFLWRFLTKDRWWQANPFSLSAAPDGRTLRLTAKAAGDGTAALRHLKVGTRVFAEGPYGAFTAMHRTRSEAVLIAGGVGVTPIRALLEELHGHAVVIYRVSTDRDAVLYDELRELALAKGAELHLVSGPVSPDKLAPGELARLVPDIGERDVFLCGPPPMMNAVLGSLRELNVPKQQIHFERFSLAG